In Sander vitreus isolate 19-12246 chromosome 12, sanVit1, whole genome shotgun sequence, the following proteins share a genomic window:
- the LOC144526447 gene encoding tiggy-winkle hedgehog protein-like — MVLMRVMLSVSLCLLLTSVGSGCGPGRGYGKRRHPKKLTPLALKQFIPNVAEKTLGASGKYEGKITRNSDRFKDLTPSYNPDIIFKDEENTNADRLMTQRCKDKLNSLAISVMNQWPGVKLRVTEGWDEDGHHSEESLHYEGRAVDITTSDRDKSKYGMLSRLAVEAGFDWVYYESKAHIHCSVKAENSVAVKSGGCFPGSSIVILSDGRTKPLKELQVGDKVLAADQQGNLVPSDFLMFMDQDQQIMREFHVLETEEPRCRLTLTAAHLVFVMSNNSTNSSDIRAVFSSNVKIGQWLLVVGNDRPNHLIPARVTRIHVEKYRGSYAPVTSHGTIIVDWVLASCYAVVEDHDLAHWVFVPVRLWRSFLSLVGMVKELSSVYQTEGVHWYPELLYHVGSWVLDSSSFHPQTGL, encoded by the exons ATGGTCCTGATGAGAGTGATGCTGTCGGTGtccctctgcctgctgctgacGTCCGTTGGCTCGGGCTGCGGACCGGGCAGGGGATACGGGAAGCGGAGGCACCCCAAGAAGCTGACACCGCTGGCGCTGAAACAGTTCATCCCCAACGTGGCAGAGAAAACCCTGGGGGCCAGCGGCAAGTACGAAGGCAAGATCACGCGCAACTCGGACAGGTTCAAGGACCTGACTCCCAGCTACAACCCCGATATTATTTTTAAGGATGAGGAAAACACCAACGCGGACCGACTCATGACACAA AGGTGTAAGGACAAACTGAACTCTTTGGCTATTTCAGTCATGAATCAGTGGCCCGGGGTTAAACTTCGAGTCACAGAGGGCTGGGATGAGGATGGCCATCATTCTGAGGAGTCCCTGCACTATGAGGGCAGAGCGGTGGACATCACCACCTCAGACCGGGACAAGAGCAAGTACGGCATGCTGTCCAGGCTGGCTGTGGAGGCGGGCTTCGACTGGGTATACTATGAGTCCAAAGCCCACATCCACTGCTCTGTGAAAGCAG AAAACTCTGTGGCAGTTAAGTCTGGAGGTTGCTTCCCTGGTTCGTCCATCGTGATCCTGTCAGATGGAAGGACTAAACCATTGAAGGAGCTCCAGGTGGGGGACAAGGTGCTGGCCGCTGACCAACAAGGAAATCTTGTTCCTAGTGACTTTCTAATGTTTATGGACCAGGACCAGCAGATTATGAGAGAGTTCCACGTCCTAGAGACTGAAGAACCACGCTGCAGACTGACACTGACTGCAGCTCACCTGGTCTTTGTTATGAGCAACAACAGCACCAACAGCAGCGACATTAGGGCCGTGTTCTCCAGTAATGTAAAAATAGGACAGTGGCTTCTTGTTGTTGGGAATGACCGTCCGAACCACCTCATCCCTGCAAGAGTGACAAGAATTCATGTGGAGAAATATCGAGGGTCTTATGCACCCGTAACATCTCACGGAACCATCATAGTTGACTGGGTTTTGGCATCTTGCTATGCGGTCGTTGAGGATCATGACCTTGCACACTGGGTTTTTGTGCCAGTCCGACTGTGGCGCTCGTTCTTGTCCCTGGTCGGGATGGTGAAAGAGCTCAGCAGTGTGTACCAAACGGAGGGCGTCCACTGGTACCCAGAGCTTCTCTACCATGTGGGAAGTTGGGTTCTGGACAGCAGCTCTTTTCACCCACAaacagggctttaa